From Leptolyngbya sp. KIOST-1, one genomic window encodes:
- a CDS encoding helix-turn-helix domain-containing protein produces the protein MVDPSPLNVEGVPPLKTIRELLEMSQQDFASWLGIAVSTVSRWERGIGTPMFTAGQFKKLMRELSRFGYSLEDLPDDLNHQVS, from the coding sequence ATGGTAGATCCGTCCCCGTTGAATGTCGAGGGGGTTCCCCCGTTGAAAACAATTCGTGAACTTCTCGAAATGTCTCAGCAGGACTTCGCGTCCTGGCTTGGCATTGCTGTGAGCACAGTTAGCCGCTGGGAACGTGGGATAGGAACGCCCATGTTTACGGCGGGGCAGTTTAAAAAGTTGATGCGTGAGCTAAGCCGTTTTGGCTACTCACTTGAAGACTTGCCCGATGATCTCAATCACCAGGTGAGCTAA
- a CDS encoding FHA domain-containing protein, whose product MPPKLCLYFGDDFADTAWAGQVYQLEAPTDSHGHGERGEWLVGRHPASDLTIALRNVSRRHCVISYSYSADRWSVTDLGSTGGTTVSGQVLTPGDPAPLRVGDRLWLGPNLVNIVEDEGDTIGEDGPATVADVVPLDHRPHQPPPPPPPPPPPPPPPPRTYADNLDRVLGWLLAPQTRTGAVVRLVVVAGVVAAVVVVMD is encoded by the coding sequence ATGCCTCCTAAGCTCTGCCTCTACTTTGGCGACGACTTTGCCGATACGGCCTGGGCGGGGCAGGTCTATCAGTTGGAAGCCCCCACCGACAGCCACGGGCATGGGGAGCGCGGGGAGTGGTTGGTGGGGCGGCATCCGGCCTCTGATCTCACCATTGCTCTACGCAACGTCAGCCGCCGCCACTGCGTTATCAGCTACAGCTACAGCGCCGATCGCTGGTCTGTGACCGACCTGGGCAGCACCGGGGGGACTACGGTGTCTGGCCAGGTGCTCACCCCTGGGGACCCGGCCCCGCTGCGCGTGGGCGATCGCCTGTGGCTTGGCCCAAACCTGGTGAATATTGTGGAGGACGAGGGCGACACGATCGGGGAGGATGGCCCCGCCACCGTGGCCGATGTGGTGCCCCTGGACCACCGCCCCCACCAGCCGCCCCCGCCGCCCCCGCCGCCCCCGCCGCCGCCCCCGCCGCCCCCCAGGACTTACGCGGATAACCTGGATCGGGTGCTGGGGTGGCTGCTGGCCCCGCAGACGCGCACGGGGGCGGTGGTGCGGCTGGTGGTGGTGGCCGGGGTGGTGGCGGCGGTGGTGGTGGTGATGGACTGA